A window from Streptomyces sp. NBC_00299 encodes these proteins:
- a CDS encoding DUF742 domain-containing protein: MTAAGDGPWLDDAAGRLVRPFTVSNGRTRPTIALDLMSQVMATGATPLGYLGPEHEQALDLCRGPVSVAEVAAHLKLPAVVTKVLLSDLVDCGAVTTKPPEFHHNPTDRALLEAVLDGLRRQL; this comes from the coding sequence GTGACGGCGGCCGGTGACGGGCCCTGGCTCGACGACGCGGCCGGACGGCTGGTGCGCCCTTTCACCGTCAGCAACGGCCGTACCCGGCCCACCATCGCGCTCGACCTCATGTCGCAGGTCATGGCCACCGGGGCGACCCCCCTCGGCTACCTCGGCCCCGAGCACGAGCAGGCGCTCGACCTGTGCCGCGGCCCGGTGTCGGTCGCCGAGGTCGCCGCCCATCTGAAGCTGCCGGCGGTGGTCACCAAGGTGCTGCTGTCGGACCTCGTCGACTGCGGGGCGGTCACCACCAAGCCCCCCGAGTTCCACCACAACCCGACTGACCGGGCCCTTCTGGAGGCAGTGCTCGATGGACTACGAC
- a CDS encoding roadblock/LC7 domain-containing protein — translation MASEAQTAHVSDLDWLMSGLVQRVPHTTSAVLLSCDGLVKSVHGLDPDSADHMAALASGLYSLGRSAGVRFGDGGEVRQVVVELDSTLLFVTTAGSGTCLAVLAGREADAAVLGYEMAMLVKSVRPYLVTAPRQHSVEPSALRP, via the coding sequence ATGGCGAGCGAAGCGCAGACCGCCCATGTGTCCGATCTCGACTGGCTGATGAGCGGCCTCGTGCAGCGCGTACCGCACACCACCAGTGCGGTCCTCCTCTCCTGCGACGGGCTCGTGAAGTCGGTTCACGGCCTGGACCCGGACAGCGCGGACCACATGGCCGCCCTCGCGTCCGGCCTGTACTCCCTCGGCCGTAGCGCCGGCGTCCGCTTCGGTGACGGCGGAGAGGTGCGCCAGGTCGTCGTCGAGCTCGACTCGACCCTGCTCTTCGTGACCACGGCCGGCTCCGGCACCTGTCTCGCCGTGCTGGCCGGCCGCGAGGCCGACGCGGCCGTGCTGGGCTACGAGATGGCGATGCTCGTCAAGAGCGTCCGCCCCTACCTGGTCACCGCTCCCCGGCAGCACTCCGTCGAACCCTCGGCGTTGAGGCCTTGA